Within the Periplaneta americana isolate PAMFEO1 chromosome 6, P.americana_PAMFEO1_priV1, whole genome shotgun sequence genome, the region TGTGACACAGTATtgtgaattatgtaaaatgtaatgataaatattcattaaaatgttgaaaaaaaataattctttaactatcctataggcctacatacataggcttcactgtattaatacattattattaaaccaCTTGTACTTATATAAAGTACAGTAAAATGTCCCTccttgatatttttaaaatctggcATGCACGGTTCATAGTTTGGCAGACtccacaaaaaaaattaagtccTTGGCCATGACCTGAAGAACGaaacaaaatctgaaaaatttatttacattaaaattaaaaaacgaTCACGAATTCTTCAAAATTGCTCGAATTTCGCCGAAAATACAACTTATCGCGATAATATCCATTTATAGCACTAATTTGCAGTAGTGGAACTGGCTTCAAAGAGTTgaaattatgataaataaagaaaactgaagaaaagaggaggaaaaagcaCGCTTCTATCACATCCATCGCAACTGCGATGTTTTCATACCTATAATTTTATCATAACACAATCctataaatggaaaaataaaaataaattgtgataATGATGGTTTCTTTGTTGAACTAGGCTACCTCATAACAATACaagtatttgtgtaaaataattaatccctttacttacttattcagttatttatttcttttgaagAAATGGAAACGTCCACTTTTCGCACCGGTGTCTTTAGTGAGGACAACAATATGGAGGACGAAGAGAAGTAGGAGGAGTAACAGACGACAAACAAATAAGCAGTATAAACTGGAAGTAACTTGCCACCTATGCAGTCttgtcacagtctaatatatatagtcacgaagctcaatacgtagtaaatatgcatccatacatagttgctaaccactaggatcgctaatatcggctcattacagacaatgcgaaatagtaccggcacagtctattgttcctagcaccctcacaactcaagcttcgtgactgtatatactaggctgtggtctTGTGTTGATGCTCAACTTTACCTGGCCAACATTTGTCTGCCCTCGAACGACAGTTCTAATTTCGTCATCGATGGTTCGTATCTTGCATTCCATGTTGTTGACCACATCGTCGATATTCGACAGTGACTGTTCAGTTGGGAACAGAGAATTTATGTAGTCCACAGCATTGAAGTCTGGCTGGTCGAGGGGATCATTGCTTGGGAGAACCTGCAACCATATACATAAATTAACAATACTAGTCTCCTAACAAGGAACGGCTATAGTGACTACCGTGGATCACTATATAACCAAAGAAAGATGAATTTGAAATGCATAACtttaaaaaactttaattttgaaataaattattaatacagaGGACacagaattaaatttaaatttcaacataGGGCGTACTACATGCATTTCGTTCTATATGTTTTAAGCTTTAATTATACTTTCACGCATTCATACCGCCTAAAAGTGAGGTTATACCGATCAAATGTACAGgttaaaattcaaattgtatGAAAATCCAATGCAGTATGaccatttcttaataaataaattccatTGGTTGCGTATTCTGAAActgattaatataatattcttcatttTGTATAACCACGTAAATAAACATAATTCACTTGACACATGAAAACAAGTACAGCCGCCCAACAAACATCCATACGCAAATTTATAATATACCTCACCTGTTCAATAGCATTCTGTACTTCTGGAGGGAAACTTATAAATACGTCCGCTGTTTCTTCGTCCAGAAACTCGTCGTCGtccattgttattttatttcaatgctaatttcattttataatacaCTGCAATTCGTTGACATTCCTTGCAGCTTCTGCAACCAACCACATTACGTGTCCACTTTGTTCTCTTATTCCCGTATAGATGGCACTGATGGCTAAACACATAGTGACATCTATGTTAAAACTTGTCACAGTGTCGCCAATAGAAACGATATTACCCTAAATTTAGATTACATAGAAATCTGAAGGGAAGGTATGAATATTATTAAAAAGTTCGGAGTACAGAAAAGAAAGGGAGATTAGAGGTTAAAttctcatattaaaaaaattaaaccagtAGAAAAAGATGATTTGGCAGACTCTTGAAACAAGTAACAAACAAAATCTACTTGATCTCTAACTACTATGAAGAGTCTGTGCACTAAAACAATGTATTTACCtgaaaagaggaaaataaatctGACAATCTTGCATAAGCTCGTTCCGGCAGAGAAATATGATACTGCTAATCTATGCAATGCTCTTTAAGTACAGCCGATTCAAGACAAACTAGATTAAATCATTGTTAGTAATTAGTTTAGACTCAGTTATAGCGTAATGGTTGGACCACAGCATTCTTTCTccacattgttaaaatattcattctGTGACTGACAAAGTGTGCATGCGCAGAATATACATGTTAGACAATTAGAATTACTTTAACAGAGGGATCTGACTATTTTCTTAGTCctaataaaattaatcagtacAGAATACTGTACAGTTACCGGTATTTCAGAATAGTTCTGTATGTCAAAATTCCTAAATTTACTGATGGTAATAAATGTTCGTCATTAAATATTTCTGCTACTTATACAGTAAGTTACTTGTTCAAtaggaacaattttatttatacctgttcctaaataacaaaaaaaaattgatcacAATGCTATCTGACATTTGGACATTTAACTAgagaaattatttttgttaaacatTTAATTTCCTATGGTAGAGTGAGGTGTAAAGATTTTGTagcacgattttacaaataaatgcagtaaaaattacttgtttgtaccactgttttggaaaatatgaatatCTTAAAGCCAGGATTTATAACTTTTCAGGAAAAACTAACATTTATTATTCGTTAGAAGGTTTTTTCAAAATAGAATGTATAAAAATTTGATGAAGAATAAGGGCTAATATCTGCTAAGATAGGGAAGACAACTTATTTTGATGTCACACAAAGATAATGCAAGtttcaaatgtttaaaaaatctTTCTACATTTATATGattaataggtaggcctactatcttCACCAATTTCAAATGCATCAACTGAGAGAGTTGAAGTACACAATATAATTAAAAGTTAAATCAGAAATATATTACCTATAACTATGGTCCgacccaggaatctgtggagtagctTCAAGCATATGcaggcggagtctatctgtgccagagtgtattgcgggcagcatcagtttgagtccgctaaggggtaagatgctcgtgtccacacctgtagaataACGGGCAGtgcatctggccacgaaaccaggtggcccaggttcgaatcccggtcgggacaagttacctggttgaggttttttccagggttttccctcaatccaatatgagcaaatgctgggtaactatcagtgctggaccccggactcatttcaccggcattatcaccttcatatcattcagacgctgaagaagctaagatgttgatacagcgtcgtcaaataacccaataaaataaaaaataaaaaagatgctcgtggtagaaggtagagtagagttcagatagaaattaccTCTTCCTGCAAGTGATTGCTttcttcgttcaagcaatgcctccccccaaaacagtcattggccctagccctcccacatatcacttgcgcacaagtcttgtttcgtctttctactttaCAGATCCCTGGGACGGACCAAGACACAGTACAAGGAATAGACTGATGTTCAGGTATAATTTAAAGATTGATACTACTAATTGAAAAaatgttcatttcatttcaattagAGACATGTTTGAAAAACTGAATATCACAATCTAGATCACAACATTGATGTTGTCAGTAGGTAGGCCCACACATGTTCTATTTTATGAAATGTAAGCTTTCTGTGCTGGTATGTATAAGTtaaaaattgtcattatttttaccCACATTATGACTGAATTCTGTTATGCTGGTAATTTAATAAGTCCTAAGATTGCtcagtattaaattttgtaattgtcaTAACTGTTATTTAAGACACCTAGCACTTCATACCACAGCATAATctgaataaataacttaatataaatataaattacagagAGACAGTGTACCGGTAGCTATTACATTTGTCCAGTCTGTTTCATTTAAAAGGAAAATACAAATAACTATGTTGTTTTCATGACATTGatataattaaaacaagaaaattttTACCTACAACTATACAAAAGTACAATAGAATAATGAAATGCCGTTTCATTACAAACATTTCAGCAAATGAAGTTTTGGGGGTACTATCACTCcacgtgttggcaacactgagaaATTAGCAGACGTCTGTTTTGGGGTTATTTATCTGATGTTTTGTTTGTGCATGTGAATAAATGTGAAAATGTCTCTTAAAAGGGACCTGATATTACTTCTAAAgccatattattttgtaaatattattttaagtttgtcataCCTTGCAGCAAAAAAACTGCCaattttttgtaatgtaatattccCATCTTCAGCACCACAATGTGAACTGGACACAGTAAGTTAGGTTATCTTTAAAGCAATTAGAATATTGAGTCTTCTTTTcattacgaaattaaaaaaaaatacagtgccCTTCTCCTGTTCCGAAAGTttaatcaatatttttatttcttttcagagggaatcagaaattttatttttccttctaattGTTGTCATGATCAGAACGAAAAAAGCAGGAAGTGTCACAATGATAAATTACTTAACTTCAAGCTTCATGTACAATAAAGTTGCAAACCTCATTCTTTGGTTTTATGCTGATGTACGTTTGGGAATCGGCTATGCTATTCTTTTTGTATGTAAGTAGGTCAACCTTCAATTGTGTGTTTATGGTTAATTTTAGTTCCTGAATTGCATACTTATTTCATCATCTGCATTTTCTTTACAGTACTAGGGATGTTACTTCCTGAACCAACATACTCAGGGCCAGAGAATGTCGTATACTTCAGAACTGCTGCAGGGCTAGAAGAAGAATTGCAGAGGGATCGAAAAGTTACCTGGCTAGTTGTATTCTACACCGTTTGGAATCCTGCCTGTACTAATTTTGCCCCCACATTTGCACAACTGTCAACACAGTAAGATTTTATGACATAGTCCTAATCGTTTTTCCCAAAATTCAAGAAATTGAATAAAGACCTACTCTAAGACCCAATCTCACCAGCCACCAGCTTGGGaattccattttcattgtgccaTAGCTCCATTGTCAATGTATCAAACGTTCCAAGGAAACAGAAGGTAGATTACGGTAAGGTTCTGTGATCGAAGTTGAATCCACGAACTTCGGTATCAATAAAAAGTGTAGTGACCACAAGATTATCAAGGATGATGGtgacttaaaaaatttaaatatgaagggGTAAGAATGATATACTAGTTCTAAGCTAcagagacaaaattttacaggagagcatgttAAAGGTTTAGTGTCTAATCACagtgtactatatacagtcacggagcttgagttttgagggtgctagaaacaatagactgtgccagtactattttgcattgcctgtaatgaggcgatattagcgattttagtggtgagcaactatctaatgtttgcatatttactatgtattgaacttcgtgactgtatatactagactgtggtctaaTGCTATTGGGtatggtatcataatttctttggCGTGTACTTAAAtcaattgttgagtaatttttataatattttaatagtggtttccccatatgtgtaagaaatgaacttgcgcacaaaaaaaaaaaaaaaaaaaaaaaaaaacatttttgttaaaagcacagtctactatatacagtcacgaagcttgagttttgagggtgctagaaacaatagactgtgacggtactattttgcattgcctgtaatgaggcgatattagcgatcctagtggtgagcaactatctaacgtttgcatatttactacgtattgagcttcacaactgtatatactagactgtgttaaaagtgtggctttggactgttTCATTCTCACCTTTCATATGTAACTTATTTATAGTATTATTTTCACTCCCTCTCTTTCAAGactaaaaaataattcatttcattattaaatcgTGAAGTACTTCCCTCTCTTCCATTGTACATTACCTAATCACTttacgaaataaattaatattgtacatTTCCGTTTACTATATAATGTTAAAAACATATTATTAACtaatctattttaatttaattaaatgacgATCGTCTAAAAAATAGTACGCTATACACATGGTAAGTGCATTACACAATCTTGGAGAAAAAATTGTCCtcaattctgtaaacacatttaCCACGCTTGTGtcgcaaaatatatattttttctctctcttatatggaggagggacccgaaaacttgcactgcagcctgagacttattgtgattaccactcctattctgtgaatgattgggtagccaaatggccgtgctcttgtacaagtacagcatgctgtACTGTGAACTGAACCCGGACTATGATgacgatatgtgaattaatgatggcgaaatgagcctgaggtccaacactgaaagttacccagcaattttgcttcaattggttgagggaaaaccccggaaaaaaccctagGCCTGCTGGTTTCACAGTTAGATGCCTGTTAGTCCACAGTAGTGAACTGTATCGCAATATATcgcaatatattttcaatatatttgtgAAGAAAGGTGGTACAACCGACTGAGCACCATGGCCTGTAGTCTATTGTGCTAATTTCAATAtacttgttgtttagtgaactgtccgaagacaggttagaACTTTATTTGTCActgtaaggcatcactcatgaggaaactaaccCAGGacatagggtggccagttctttttcctctccattgcatacatcactgaatatactattagactagacggcatttcggaaggcagttagcttctatatgtgccgtagcatttctggtatgtgacgtcacacaagcttgtacagtagaaccaatcagaatcagtctataacaagcacttcccgagttcgtttgttcacgtgcgagtgtttcaatacattgaataagtaaaactaacatttactatgtatatgtaaggtaaataaatggaagaagagactgtaaaaacacaagtattacacaagcaggcgcggaaaatagtgtttaaggtgtatcattattttaaaaacgttaacgagcagaatgctgccggccatcttgatgctggctgcaacgttgccaacgcgcaagaaacgactgcagaagcatgtggtgtgggattgagaaccgtgcaaagaatattcttagtgaaggaaagagggtttgtttggtgtcatgcttacagtaatcaacggctaaggtcattattgtcttttgatcatttaaattctctcctgcgctatttgtattgcacgtgctcgtgaagtacgatgtggcaatgttgtacgctgccttgctctctctatctgtctctctcgacgcaaacgctagcagacaaccgccttccgaattgccgtcgactctagatgAATATTTTGAACTCTGAAAAGTGTAGAATatgcatgtatttttttaaggTACACACTAGAAAACCTCAAATTTGGCAAAATCGATGTGGGCCGCTATCCAGATGCCGCCCAGAAGTACAATGTGAGTGATTCATCCATGAGTCGCCAACTGCCATCATTGATCCTCTTCAAAGAGGGAAAGGAAGTCACGAGGCGACCTACTGCAGACCACAAGGGGAAGCTCATCAAGTTCTTCTTCTCAGAGGTAAGTACGGTCAACTCAGATGTGCTtgcatcatcttcatcttcactgCGATTCATGCTAGAAGGCCTAAAGTAATTCTTAAAATATGAGTAACATGCGTTGACTTTCCATACCAGATAACAGTGTTAGAAATTCTGAGGATCTAGTGGACAGAAGCTATGTTGGGACAGTTTTTAtagctataatcttttcgctgtaagaaaaatcctaatataaacaatagcacgtgactgaagtgaggcttcattggccgctgtttggcaccatagattctcagtacatgttcccgcctactgttgtacattctgtttcatgttaaacatttcctgttactcgtcaagtaggcctaacctcattactatgcattcgtttgcttaggaaacattttacactttataattactgtaattaaaacttactttaacttattatatacatttaagactgtttttctccgctttttgAGAggttttccactcttatgtttaataaccacacacaccgaggatgcagaagccatacttcagtaccacgtgcttacgtgaacaactacgagctcaagtgacgccagcttgttacaagaacagactatctCGGTATTGCTTTTGATATTcttccgcgttcatagtacataacaaaatataaaagtagtttttcttttacatattaatgaagttatatgtttcatcgtatttaacaactagaattcaattttttatatttaaataatataacgtTATGGTTTCCAAGtgcggaactatattttcctgcgtcatgtgagtgtttcggctgggagccaatcacgggtatgacagcaacgtgcttatgtttacattaggatttttcttacagcgaaaacagtatacattCCCTCTCTTGTCATCATTCTACCAGATGACTTTGCTGATTTAACACTACAGCATGTCCTCTGGCACATATTAGGCACTTCATATCTAACTATTGGATTAGGGGAGatattgttattgtatttataaacattccatggtattcatacattgcttcacagctagaatatggaacaagtcaaaaaaacttaatactactataaagtcttaatttatagtcacagtctagatgaaatatatacggacgagatttacaatatagtctactagtacaacacaaagttttagtgtcaatttcatgaagcgttattgaatgtcatgaattcacctacagaatagaaggcgtgagaaattaggtacttctttaatttggccctaagtaATCTTATGtcttgagtttaattttttatatcgatagggaggctattaaaaatttttactgccatataatgcactcctttttgatagcacgatagacttgccgatggggtatgaaagtcattttttgacgtgtatttatgctatgaactgttgaattagttacaaagttttcacgattacatacgaggaagattattaatgaaaagatatactgacaagccataggcattatttgtagttttgtgatgggtgaaatttatattttctacattttttaagctATGTCCtttattttttgtacacatacACAGTGTGATAggtaatgatgtggtgaagtttcatttctgtgagtgaATTAGTTTCTGAGAtcttaacaaaaatattctgaaaaatttgcatatttcaaaatgaaatgtgtcactcaatttttcagtaaaaccaaagcagctattctatcaataatctctaaacacacaccttcatctcaaacagcagaaataactaaaatgctctctcaattaatatcactcaataaaagaattgtattccaatggataccatcccattgtggaatcctgggaaacgagaatgaggatgctttagcaaagaagggcagcactgctacttacagacctgttactaaatctacgtattactctgtgaaaagatttattaaatctacatactcagacttcaacaaacaaaatttaataacacaatcccaagggaaaaaatggaactctctgcatcaaaatccacagttaattcccgatttaccacgaaaatcgtctgtagctgcatttagattggcaacaggccatgattgtttggccaaacacttgcataaaattggaatatatcagtcccctaactgcccattgtgcaactcaaaccaagagatggattcggaacatctcaaaatctgtggttcagtggctggtcatgataatatttttgaaaaatattggagtgcaagaggtcaaatgacttcattgtcaaatgcctggcattagaaaacaacaacatttttcagtaaaatgtctgaatttttttttttcaagaccaGTGGCACATTTAGAAAAACATCACGCATtagtttttctacatttttattacAAGAGGGGTCaactgcatacctaaaaataaatttttatttcggaaagtATTCAGTTAATCATAAAACCATGCactattttgttaaccacagtataTAGAATATGTaggaaaaatttcatgttcctagcatcaaaattgtaatagcctttacacttcgaacctgacaaAACGTGCTGAAAAAAAAATGCGACAAAACAGCTTTTAAAATTTCCATGTAATTAAAGTCCAatggtgcagccatttatatattgcgtaatttttatgctttcgagcgccaCAGAGCATTGGGACTTGTtcaacatatgagccgttcagagcaaaagtggtgtaagtcaaaattgggtactgaggtttaaagtaaaaattctgtaaaatacagtgcaaagtagcaattaatatggctttcttgctatccactgactactaatagtttaaataaattgaatattaattgctactttgcactgtattttacagaatgtttactttgaccctcattacccatatttgacttacaccacttctgctctgaacagctcgtATAagtaagagattgctgattcatttttcacaagaaaacgaaaattaccaaaatttcacccgGTGCCTCCCTTAAGGGGACTTATACAGTAAAAATCgtgaaaaattttgattttttttttcttatttcctgAATCCTGTTCACAGCAGGTGCTTTTTAGTGCACGCTGTAAGCACAAGTATATCCAACTTTAGACTTATTTTTCCAATAATTGCATTTTTCGGTACAAAACACCTGATATTTAAGAACTGTCTGTCTGatttcattcaaattttgtacgcTTGTCCTTTGTAATAATCTCTAGAGGTGTGACCACAATGGTTAAATTTTAATCACAAATGAGCAATTTTGTagtaaaaatacattgaaaaaaaggaagaaaattttttaatgttaatttaaaaatctataa harbors:
- the LOC138700974 gene encoding thioredoxin-related transmembrane protein 2 homolog; the encoded protein is MSLKRDLILLLKPYYFVNIILSLSYLAAKKLPIFCNVIFPSSAPQCELDTRESEILFFLLIVVMIRTKKAGSVTMINYLTSSFMYNKVANLILWFYADVRLGIGYAILFVLLGMLLPEPTYSGPENVVYFRTAAGLEEELQRDRKVTWLVVFYTVWNPACTNFAPTFAQLSTQYTLENLKFGKIDVGRYPDAAQKYNVSDSSMSRQLPSLILFKEGKEVTRRPTADHKGKLIKFFFSEDNVKASFDLNNLYNECKANPLKKKKKEIAAAKTEENTHIKSE